In a single window of the Streptomyces sp. NBC_01471 genome:
- a CDS encoding CsbD family protein yields MAANEKTQAKTEQAKGKVKEAAGRTVGNERLTAEGRSEQAVGDARQAKEKTKDTFKH; encoded by the coding sequence ATGGCTGCCAACGAGAAGACCCAGGCCAAGACCGAGCAGGCCAAGGGCAAGGTCAAGGAAGCCGCAGGCCGCACCGTGGGCAACGAACGCCTCACCGCCGAAGGCCGCTCCGAGCAGGCCGTGGGCGACGCCCGCCAGGCCAAGGAGAAGACCAAGGACACTTTCAAGCACTGA